From Plasmodium coatneyi strain Hackeri chromosome 7, complete sequence:
AATGGAACTCCGGGACATGAAAGAGGTAAGCACAGAATAAAACTATCTCCTAAGTGAAGTTACTCTTTACCACCCCGCTCCCTCCACATCTTAGGAAGTTATTCTTTACTcatcctccccccccttcctctTAAAAGGGTTACTCTTTACATCCACCTGAACCCTTAAAGTGACTGTCTCTGTTAAAATAACTTCAGCAGTCTCATACCCAATGGAGGGGAGACGCATATTTCCAAACGAAGTGCATGCACCAGAAGAGGGTGCActtaaaaggaacaaaaaaaggattacattgaaattaattttattattttttatgttaaggtgcaaaagcagaaggagcacagaatcaaggaaaaaaaaccgaAGGAGCTCAAAACCAAGGTAAAAAGGCAGGAGCACAAAATCAAGGAAAGAAAGCTGAAGGTGGTAGTGCTCCTAGAAGCATCgcccctgctgctgtgtctgctGGTGGAATTGCCGCAGTAGGACTACCTGtggttttgttttttttatataaagtaataattacaattaccaTAATAATTGCAATTGTCCATTactattataattataattataattgaaaTTATGAAtagaaacatatatatatattagttatttttatttttctccatttaaaaatgaatgttaaaaaaataaatgctaaagtaaaatgaatgtttaaaataaaatgtgaatgctTAAAATGTGAGCAATAATtgtacctatatatatatatattctgcgcACATGTGCTTACCTCCCTCCCCATCTCTtgcccctttcctttttcccttactTCAGCACACATCATTATTCGGTGGGATAAAAAGCTCCTTTGGGGGTAgtagcagaagaaaaaggaggtccGTCCAACGAGATATAAACACATTCTCAGATGATTCTACAGACACCTCCACAACATTATATTCAACAATGGACACCGCAACATTCGACTCtacagacaattctaccatatataatatgtcaCCACCTtatggaagaagaggaggaacaaatagTAGGAACGgacgaaaaaatatacgttatcaaaGCATGTAACCCTATTGAGTAAACATGTTCTCTCCACGCACCTAACATGGTCGTATGAGTATATAATGttctcctattttttttctttttttgcttctttattttttattccttttcttcatatttctttcgcttttttccttcctttcatttgtGAGTTTAAATAACAACTTGAGATAAGGTACTTCCAAAAAGGAGCgcacaaagaagaaaaaaaaaaaaattaaagaaaaagtgctgaactttttcaaagaaaaaaatgtattcatgtattataaggaaaaaaaaaaggaatggaaaaagagaaaagtttataaaaataacaacctgtaaaaggaaaaaaataaaaacttttgtaaaaggaaaaatttaaaaaaattaaagaattaaaatataatagaaaaaaaggagaacaggTACACATTAGTATATAATAGAATATGATCTACATtagaaaagaacgaaagaaGAACGGAAAGTAGATGTGAACAGCTCAACTAACgcaaatgtgcatattatatttGAATGTGTATTCATGAACAGTGTACCCTTATGCACACATGATTTGTATGacgtatataataatataatgtttcGGGAATAATTATGCATCGCggaatgttaaaaataagTGCATCAAGAACATATGGGAAttcctgatttttttttttcttcttttttttgcttattatttttctgtttatatGGACTTACTGTTGCTTTAAATATGTGCAAGCAggtatgtaatacatatatatatgtaatgtgaTCTAATTCAGGTGTTAAGTAATGTATTACTTGCTGGGGAggaagtgaatttttttaatataggCTTCATAATCATCCGAGGGGGTGTACCAAAATTCTTACATATGTTTAttgtatatgaatatatatagaaggaagaacacacAGCACAATTTTTGAACATAGAATTCAAATTAAACAtacaacagaaaaatattccgTTATAAACCATGACATAAATCATGGTGCTACAGGTAGGTGGAGTACTACACACATTCATTCCCTATtcaaaaatgcatatatatacaatatacatcgtgtgtatgtgtgtatatttaattttatgcGCACCAtttaattaaagaaaaaaaggcaaaaagaGGCAACACGAACACACAtatgaatgtacatatgaaaGTATATATGAACGGACATTCCATGTTGTAATTACATCTATATAGGACGAGCAGAAGGTAAGTGAACTACCTTCACggaaaatgtataaaaaattcgaaGATGATACGGGTCATACTGAGTGTGATGCTACTCAACAAATAGCAAGTACTTGGGCGTCATATCCATATATTAGCCCACATGAGGACAAAATTAAACATGGTTTATGTTATGTATCTCAAATGAAAGTTAAGAATGAATTATATTTGAAGCcttgtacttttttattttattggaTAGTTGATATTATAACGAACGGAGAACCGCCGAATTCCGATTTCCCTGGAGTCACTACGCAAGTTCATAAATTACTGCAGCAATTTAATTCTGAGTGggagtgtaaaaatatataccaaGGTATTAGCAAGGACCTCTTtgaaaatagtaaaatattattcgACTTTCTCCAAGACAATCGTGCTATACAGACTGCATTAAGCAAGAGTAACTATAACTGTAGTGAGGGATATAAGGATTATCGCCAAAAACTGGAAGGagcatataataatatgagCAGTACGTGTCCTATTGATAGTGAAGATCAGTGTTGTAAAGATTTTAATGGTATGAATAAGAACCTCGTTCAAGTAGGAATATCAAATTTCATATGTAGCGAAGTGAGTAAACCAGAATCTGGACATGTGCAAGTTCAGACTAGCCATGATATTCATTCAGCACCTAAAATTGGTGGCAACTCCAACCCTACCACTATTATCTCTTCTATACTGGCCACTACAGTGGGGTTACCTGCGTCCAtcgctttcttcctttacaaagtaagtatatatatataccccatatatacatatacatatatgtacatatatacatatgtatatatgtagacgtatatacatatatatatgatatatatatgtataagtgGATATTCCCTTATTTcctttaacaattttcagTATAACCTTTTACCTTCATGGCTACATAACAAATTAGGAGGAGggaacagaagaggaaggagagggaGATCAACCGGACCCAACTTTGAcgacgacacattaacaacaaCAGACAGTTCAACAATAGGAGGTTCTACAACAACGGACGATTATTATTCCACTTCAGATTCGACTGATacttctaccatatataatggaccatcgaacagaagaagaacgggaagaacaggaagaacaaatacgGTACCAAATAGGCGAActaatatacgttatcatgCAACGTAATGTCGCCCTCAATTAACTACACCTAACATATAATACCACCACTCCACGCTAATACCACAGCACTCTAATAAtaccaccacaccacacCAACCACACAACTCCAcactaataataataccacACTAACAgcaacaccacactaacagcAACACCACACTAAAATACACTACACTATGCTACTATTATATAGTGTGACaaattatgtaatatatatgcactgATGAGGACgcaaggagggaaggaaaaaaaagaaatttaatcccttccaccctcctccattttagTGTGCGcaagaagaaagggatgACTTACTCACTACTCTTCTTTtgaagtgttttttttttttttattaatttttttaccattatatctaaaattaaaaggagcaaataaaaaattgtgatcgcaaacatgcacatgtacaaCGCAGCGTTGTACACCTatacatctatatatatataacatatatatataattagcacatatatatatggaaatatatatataattttaatgcTCAAAATATGTAGGTAAGTTGCTCCTCCCATTGCACCGTTAGAAGGAAAGTGCGTTGTTGAAAATTGAGCAATATTCTCCTTGAGAGAATTGACCAATAttgaatattattttttttttacataatgtaatatttaatgaaatatttaatgaaatattcaatgtaatatttaataataaaaaaaaatatatgtgtgttttgttaattttgcaTTATGACATCACCTATATTAATTGTTGTGCATTTTAATTACTCTTTCATTTGAAGTTCATTTACACacctttaaaatgaaaaaagcagTAAATCTACCGCGCACAGAATACTACTGAATTAACATTCTATGCTCacgaaggaataataataatcataCAATCTATTTAATGTAaattagaaaagaaaaaaacctacatttttactttctaaACTTATCCTTCATTCTAAAAAGGAAtcaaaattaaataaataaaaaaaaatacgaacaGGAGCAAAATGATGTTCTCCGCAAAATACCTCGTATTCATCTTGATACTTTGCTGTTGGGCGCAATATAACCACTATGTATGACAATTactatttcattttaaaaatttgtgcaTAATCATTAttatggttcattttttttttttttgtgtgcgtgcagaaaatggaaaaaaaaaaaaatttcctctttGCTTTATTATAACAATTGTGCATTGTATAAATTATGAAtgcacttttcttttatgtgtTTTAGGTAACTGCTCTAGGTAAAAAAACAGCACATAGTAGAAACAGTACCCATCAACATAATCACCACGTTGATGAAAGTGTGAGCACACTATTAACACAGCAGACCAATACACCACCCTCAACATCAGATCACGATGAATTATATTCTGATGTTAGTGAAGATTCCCTTGAGAATGTCAcattaaaagaaggaatgaaaaaattaaaatccaCCAActacaacaacagcagcaacaacagcaataATCCATCAGAGAAGGCACCATTCATGAAGAATAAGgatataaatgaaaaagtaaaaaacgGACGCAAGGAattattgaagaaattaCTATTTCCCAAGGTTATGAGTAAACTTTCATTATGTTCCGTGTTAGTTCTCTCAGTTGTTTATCCATTAGTTCTCTGTTCCATTCAACCGGTTATTTCCcttatgaaaatttttttttccacttgggGCACAGAATCATATAATGCAATTATCTTTACATTTCAGTTAATTATTGGATTAGTCTATTTGTGGGTGGTATTAGGATTTTATTACActaaggggaagaaaaaatataataagtaGCATTTGGTCATATATACCAATTTCAGAAGcaaacaacaaacacaaacatagacaaatataaaaaattggaaggaggaagaatggaagggaaggaaatggcGCAGTTGTTCttgcatcctttttttttttttatgaacaaatgTTGTACATTATTATCAAGATTTCCATACATTTGTTTACATAGGAACTCTCTCATTTTGCGTTATACTATCTTTTTGTGTGCGTGTCTGTGCATAGAATAATGGGTGTCTGTGTATACATTAACGAATGTCTGTTCATACATGCACAAAACAGTTACGTACAGAAAACGTACGTACAATATATCTACGTACAGAAAAGGTACGTACAATACATCTACGTACAGAAAAGGTACGTGCAATACATCTACGTACAGAACACTTACGTACAGAAAAGGTACGTACAACACGTAGAATGTACAATACTTGTAGTGCACGTACTCATATTGATGGGAACACTCATATTGATTGGAATGGGTACAAAtataaatgaggaagaaaagttcCATGTGCTCTCTGTGCTGCACATGCGTGCATGAATTAACATAAAATGTAGGAAGAATTCTGTCCTGATTACAGAAGGGAAAGTTCCGATCACAGCACTTACATCATCCCTTCCATCAGGGGGACTCCTTTAATAAACTTCCCCCTTGCATTCCCTTATATATAGTACTTGTGCAATAGTATGGTTATTTATagaaaattggaaaaaaaaattttccaaagagAATTTTACACTTATATAATTGTAATATCATGAATATTACAATCAACACTCACTACAATGGAACAGCAGGGAACTTATAAACTCCATTCACCCTTTCaccttatatatgtaacgcATTGTTCCTGAATTTTACTTATAACCCTcaaaagaggggggggaagggaagtaatgtatgcatatgtgcaacgactaaatacatatatactatatatatatgtaatgtatatatatatatatatgtatataaatctt
This genomic window contains:
- a CDS encoding KIR-like CYIR protein, which translates into the protein MVLQDEQKVSELPSRKMYKKFEDDTGHTECDATQQIASTWASYPYISPHEDKIKHGLCYVSQMKVKNELYLKPCTFLFYWIVDIITNGEPPNSDFPGVTTQVHKLLQQFNSEWECKNIYQGISKDLFENSKILFDFLQDNRAIQTALSKSNYNCSEGYKDYRQKLEGAYNNMSSTCPIDSEDQCCKDFNGMNKNLVQVGISNFICSEVSKPESGHVQVQTSHDIHSAPKIGGNSNPTTIISSILATTVGLPASIAFFLYKYNLLPSWLHNKLGGGNRRGRRGRSTGPNFDDDTLTTTDSSTIGGSTTTDDYYSTSDSTDTSTIYNGPSNRRRTGRTGRTNTVPNRRTNILCARRKG